A genomic segment from Spinacia oleracea cultivar Varoflay chromosome 3, BTI_SOV_V1, whole genome shotgun sequence encodes:
- the LOC110783553 gene encoding 40S ribosomal protein S24-1 has product MAEKAVTIRTRKFMTNRLLSRKQFVIDVLHPGRANVSKAELKEKLARIYDVNDLNSIFVFKFRTHFGGGKSTGFGLIYDSVDSAKKFEPKYRLIRNGLATKIEKSRKQMKERKNRAKKIRGVKKTKAAEAKKK; this is encoded by the exons ATGGCGGAAAAGGCAGTCACAATCCGAACTCGCAAGTTCATGACCAATCGTCTTCTCTCAAGGAAGCAATTC GTCATCGATGTTCTTCACCCTGGTCGCGCCAACGTTTCCAAG GCTGAGTTGAAGGAAAAATTGGCTAGGATCTACGATGTGAATGATTTGAACTCCATCTTTGTGTTCAAGTTCCGTACTCACTTTGGAGGGGGTAAATCAACTGGATTTGGTTTGATTTATGATTCCGTTGACAGTGCAAAGAAGTTCGAGCCCAAGTACAGGCTGATCAGG AATGGATTGGCCACCAAGATCGAGAAGTCTAGGAAACAAATGAAGGAGCGAAAGAACAGAGCAAAGAAGATTCGTGGTGTTAAGAAG acTAAAGCCGCAGAAGCTAAGAAGAAGTAA
- the LOC110783534 gene encoding uncharacterized protein: protein MYNVHPKTVRRIWKQARAQKVAFQRYNMATKAKNAGRKRIQVEQDTITSLTMGDITCIRDLAEMLDIGPTTLWRMIKRGDVRAHTNPLHPGLQNPNMLQRVKWVIDLLEGDNPQTKRQYQPMFDFVDIDEKWFYLSKKTQRVYLGKHERGKYRSGRSSKFIPKVMFTAAVARPRFNAQNECTFDGKLGIFPFTYQEAAKRNSKNRDKGTMVTKVVESVRKEETRDMLINQIVPAIMQKWPPSEGPKTIFIQQDNARLNLMQYGNKHINKVTSLSF from the coding sequence ATGTACAATGTGCATCCAAAAACAGTCAGAAGAATTTGGAAGCAAGCAAGGGCACAAAAAGTGGCATTCCAAAGATACAACATGGCAACAAAGGCAAAAAATGCTGGCAGGAAACGCATTCAAGTTGAACAAGACACAATCACAAGCCTAACCATGGGGGACATAACATGCATTAGGGATTTGGCAGAGATGCTAGATATTGGACCAACAACACTTTGGAGAATGATAAAAAGGGGTGATGTTAGGGCACACACAAATCCCCTACATCCGGGGTTGCAAAACCCCAACATGCTACAAAGGGTCAAATGGGTCATAGATTTACTAGAAGGGGACAATCCACAAACAAAGAGGCAATACCAACCAATGTTTGATTTTGTGGATATTGATGAAAAGTGGTTCTACTTGAGCAAAAAAACACAAAGGGTGTATTTGGGGAAGCATGAAAGGGGCAAATACAGATCGGGAAGGTCAAGCAAATTCATACCAAAGGTAATGTTCACAGCAGCAGTTGCAAGGCCTAGATTCAATGCTCAAAATGAATGCACATTTGATGGAAAATTGGGGATCTTTCCATTCACTTATCAAGAAGCAGCAAAGAGGAATTCAAAAAACAGAGACAAGGGGACAATGGTGACTAAAGTAGTTGAATCAGTCAGAAAAGAAGAGACAAGGGACATGCTCATCAATCAAATTGTTCCAGCAATCATGCAAAAATGGCCTCCAAGTGAAGGGccaaaaacaatatttatacAACAAGACAATGCAAGACTCAATCTGATGCAATATGGCAACAAGCACATCAACAAGGTGACTTCACTTTCATTCTAG